AACAAGGCGAGCGCCCAGGTGCAGGCCGACATCACCACCGCGCTGCGGCGGCTGACCGGCACAGGCCGCGGCGCGATGGGGGCACTGTTTAAGGTGCTCGGCGTATCCGACCCGCAGTTGCGGACACTGCCCGGGCTGACCGACGGCTCCGACGCTGAAAGGCCGACATGATGCTGGAATCCTTGTTGCTGTCGACGGTGCCGGGCATCCGGCATGCCTTCTTCACCCGCGCGGGCGGTGTGTCCGCGGGCATCTATGCGGGACTGAACGGCGGGCTTGGGTCGAACGACGACCCGGACAAGGTGCAAGAGAACCGGCAGCGGATGGCGGCAGCGCTCGCGGTGGCACCGGATAAGTTGCTGACGCTGTATCAGGTGCATTCGCCGGACGTGGTGGTGGTCGATCGGCCTTGGGACACGGCCGCGCGGCCGAAGGCCGATGCGATGGTGACGAAGGTGCCGGGTGTCGCGCTCGGTGTGACCACCGCGGATTGCGGGCCGGTCCTGTTCGTCGATCCCACGGCGAAGGTGATCGGCGCCGCCCATGCCGGTTGGAAGGGTGCGCTGACGGGCGTGCTGGAAAGCACGCTCGATGCGATGGAGACCTTGGGCGCCTCCCGCGATGGCGTGATCGCGGCGATTGGGCCGATGATCCGCCAGCGCAACTACGAGGTCGGCCTCGACTTCATCAGCCGCTTCGAGGAGGCGGACGTGGACAACGCGCGCTTCTTCGCCTCGGCCTCGCGCCATGGCCATGCGATGTTCGATTTGGCCGGGTACATCCATGCCCGGTTGCAGAAGGCGGGGGTGCTGATGGTCGATGACCTGGATCTCTGCACCTATGCCGACGAGGCGAGCTTCTACAGCTACCGCCGCTCGACCCATCGCAAGGAGCCGGATTATGGCCGCCACGTCCACGCCATCGTGCTGGACGGCTGAATCGGGCCGTTTTAGGCCGATTTGGGCCCTGCGCTCGCTGGGTGCAGCATTTTGCGGGTTTTTGGCCCATTTCCTTGTCAATTCGCCGCTTCGGGGCTATAAGCCGCCCGTCCGTGGCCCCCGCACCCCTGGAGGCTTGCTGCGGCAACCCTGCATGATCCGGAAGAGTGGATACCGTTTTCCGGAAAAGATCATGCATCACAGAGAGATGGGCCGCTCAGGCGGCCTTTTCCATTCGAAGAGGACTTAAACGATGGCGACCGTCAGGGAATTGAAGGCGACCGCACGTCCGAAGAGCGGCAAGGGGGCCGCCCGGGCAGAGCGTCGCGCCGGCCGGGTTCCGGCCGTGATTTATGGTGACAACAAAGCCCCGCTTCCGATCTCGGTGGACGACCGTGAGCTGCGTCAGCGCATCTTCGCCGGTCACTTCCTCACCACGATCTTCAACATCGAGCTCGATGGCCAGAAGCATCGCGTGATTCCGCGCGACTATCACCTCGATCCGGTCAAGGATTTCCCGCTGCATGTCGATTTCCTTCGCCTCGGCGAAGGCGCGACCATCCGCGTCAGCGTTCCGCTGCATGTGAAGGGCGCCGAAGTCTCGCCGGGCGTGAAGCGCGGTGGCACGGTCAACATCGTCACCCACACGATCGATCTCGAGGCTTCGGTCGAGAACATTCCGCAGTTCATCGAGGTCGATGTCTCGGCGCTCGAAATCAACAACTCGGTCCACCTGTCTGACGTCGGTCTGCCGACCGGCACCAAGCCGGTTTCGCGCGGCGATGCGACGCTCGTGACCATCGTTCCGCCGTCGGGCTACGCTGAGGAGCAGAAGGCTGCTGCGGGTGCCGAAGGCGCCGCTGCTGCGCCCGCGGCTGGTGCCGCTGCACCTGCGGCCGGTGCCGCTCCGGCAGCCGCGAAGGCTCCGGCTGGAGGCGGCGCGAAGAAGTAACGCGCGAGAGCATGATGCCGGAACGGGCCAAGCGGTTTTCGGACGGCATCGTGGTCGGGGTTCGTGGATCGATCACGCGCATGATCTTGGGTCGTCGGCCCAGGATCATCGTGGTCTAGGAGCCGCGTCATGCGTCTCTTTGTTGGGCTCGGCAATCCTGGCGCCAAATACCAGGGGAACCGACACAATATCGGCTTCATGGCCGTCGATGAAATCGCCCGGCGTCATGGATTCGCTCCATGGCGCCGTCGCTTTCAAGGCGAGACCGCCGAAGGCACGCTGGAGCGCGAGCGCGTCATCCTGCTCAAGCCCACGACCTACATGAACGAATCCGGCCAGTCGGTCGGCGAGGCGGCGAAGTTCTTCAAGCTGGGGCTTGGCGATATCGTCGTGTTTCACGACGAGCTCGATCTTCCGCCGGCGAAGCTGCGCATCAAGGTCGGCGGCGGCAATGCAGGGCACAACGGCCTGCGTTCGATCGACGCCCATGTCGGCAACGCGTTTCGCAGGATTCGCATCGGCATCGGTCATCCTGGCGTGAAGGAGCTGGTGCACGCCTACGTGCTGAACGATTTCGCCAAGGCGGAGCGGGCGTGGGTCGAGGCGATGACGGACGCGATCGCCGACAATGCGGGGCTGATCGCGACCGGTCAGGACGCGAGTTTTCAGAACAAGGTGCATCTGGCGATGCAGGCAAAGGGTTTCGGCGGCGACGACAGCGCGTCGAAATAGGTTGAGGCAGCTATGGGATTCAAATGCGGCATCGTCGGACTGCCGAATGTCGGCAAGTCGACGCTCTTCAACGCACTGACGGAGACCGCGGCCGCGCAGGCTGCGAACTATCCGTTCTGCACCATCGAGCCGAATGTCGGTGAGGTGGCCGTGCCGGATCCGCGGCTGGAGAAGCTCGCGGCGCTTGCCAAGTCGCAGCAGATCATTCCGACGCGGCTGACCTTCGTCGATATCGCCGGCCTCGTGCGTGGCGCGTCGAAGGGCGAGGGACTCGGCAACCAGTTCCTCGCCAACATCCGCGAGGTCGACGCGATCGCCCATGTGGTGCGGTGCTTCGAGGATTCCGACATCACCCATGTCGAGGGCAAGATCGATCCGATCGCCGACATCGAGACGATCGAGACCGAGCTGATGCTCGCCGATCTCGACAGCCTCGAGAAGCGCGTCGACAATCTCACCAAGAAAGCGCGTGGCAACGACAAGGAAGCGAAGGAGCTGCTCGAACTCGTCAATCGCTCGCTGGCGCTGCTGCGTGAGGGCAAGCCGGCGCGGATGGTCGAGCGCAAGGCCGAAGAGGAGCGCTCGTTTCGCATGCTCGGTCTGATGACGTCGAAGCCGGTCGTCTATGTCTGCAACGTCGAGGAAGGCTCGGCCAAGGACGGCAACGCCTTCTCGCAGAAGGTGCAGCAGCGCGCCAAGGAGGAGGGCGCGGTCGCCGTGGTCATCTCGGCGAAGATCGAATCGGAGATCGCGACGCTCTCCCGCGCCGAACGGGCCGAGTTCCTCGAAACGTTGGGGCTGGAGGAGGCCGGTCTCGACCGGCTGATCCGCGCCGGCTACGACCTCTTGCATCTGATCACCTATTTCACCGTCGGTCCGAAAGAGGCGCGGGCCTGGACTATCAGCCGCGGCACCAAGGCGCCGCAGGCGGCCGGTGTGATCCACACCGACTTCGAGCGCGGCTTCATTCGCAGCGAGACGATTGCGTACGAGGACTACGTCGCGCTCGGCGGCGAGGCGGGCGCGCGCGATGCCGGCAAGCTGCGGCTCGAGGGCAAGGACTACGTCGTCGCCGACGGCGACGTGCTGCATTTCCGCTTCGCCACCTGATCGTCGGGGGCCGCGTTCAGCGCGGCGGCTCACGCCACCCGGAAGCGTTCGATCGCGGCTTCGTCGGGGCCGACGCCAAGGCCCGGCGCTTGCGGCACGCGTACGCGTCCGTTGCTGGCATTGATGGCGCCGCCGAACGGACGCGCGGCCAGTTCGCAGAAATACCATTCCACCATGCTGTCCGGCAGCCGCGCCGCGATCAGATGCACGGTCGCGGCCAGGCCCGGGCCGAAGTAAGGCGAATGCGGTGCCACCGCGACGCCGCGCGCCTGCGCGAGATTGATGATGCGCATCATCTGCGAGATGCCGCCGACCTTGTTGACGCTGGGCTGGATGATCGCGACGCGGCCGACGTCGATCAGCCGCTCGAACTCCTCGAGCGAGCCGGCATTCTCGCCCGCTGCGAGCTTGATCGGTGTCCCGGCCGTGAACGCCGCCATTGCTGTGAAATCATCCGGCGGCCAGATCGGCTCTTCCATCCAGGCCGGATTGGACGGCGCGAAAGCTTTCGCCATCGCCAGCGCTTCCTCGCACGACCACGGGCAGTTCATGTCGATCATCAGCGCCGCGTCGGGTCCGATCGCGGCCCGGCAGGCGGCCACTTCCGCAGCGCCAATCTCGTGCAGCTTGATCGCGCTGAAGCCTTGCGCCAGCGCTCGGCGCGACGATCGCGCGACCGTCTCGACGTCGCCATAGCGCAGCAGGCTCGCATAGGCGGGCAGCTCGGTGACTGGCGCAGGCGCATCGGACAGCAGCCGGTGGAGCGGCTTGCCCGCGATCTTGCCGGCGATGTCCCAGAGTGCGGTATCGATACCAGACAAGCCGTACAGCACCGGACCGCTGCGGCCATAGAGATGCAGCTTGCGGAACAACTCGTCCATCAGCCCTGCGATGTCGGTCGCATCGCGGCCGACGCAGAGTGGTGCAATCAATGTGTCGATCGCGCGCTTCGTCGTCGCACAGGCCATGAAGCCGAAGGCTTCGCCCCAGCCGACGAGGCCGGTGTCGGTCTCGATGCGGACCAGCACGGTATCGATGGTCGGCCAGATTGCCGATCGGTTGGACGACGCGGGACGGTCATAGCTGTAGGGGACCGCGACGTGGATGGCATCCACCTTGCTGATGATCGCCTTGTCGGCGATCCCATTGCTGACGATCACGGC
The sequence above is drawn from the Afipia sp. P52-10 genome and encodes:
- the pth gene encoding aminoacyl-tRNA hydrolase; translation: MRLFVGLGNPGAKYQGNRHNIGFMAVDEIARRHGFAPWRRRFQGETAEGTLERERVILLKPTTYMNESGQSVGEAAKFFKLGLGDIVVFHDELDLPPAKLRIKVGGGNAGHNGLRSIDAHVGNAFRRIRIGIGHPGVKELVHAYVLNDFAKAERAWVEAMTDAIADNAGLIATGQDASFQNKVHLAMQAKGFGGDDSASK
- a CDS encoding 50S ribosomal protein L25/general stress protein Ctc — translated: MATVRELKATARPKSGKGAARAERRAGRVPAVIYGDNKAPLPISVDDRELRQRIFAGHFLTTIFNIELDGQKHRVIPRDYHLDPVKDFPLHVDFLRLGEGATIRVSVPLHVKGAEVSPGVKRGGTVNIVTHTIDLEASVENIPQFIEVDVSALEINNSVHLSDVGLPTGTKPVSRGDATLVTIVPPSGYAEEQKAAAGAEGAAAAPAAGAAAPAAGAAPAAAKAPAGGGAKK
- a CDS encoding mandelate racemase/muconate lactonizing enzyme family protein encodes the protein MIVSNGIADKAIISKVDAIHVAVPYSYDRPASSNRSAIWPTIDTVLVRIETDTGLVGWGEAFGFMACATTKRAIDTLIAPLCVGRDATDIAGLMDELFRKLHLYGRSGPVLYGLSGIDTALWDIAGKIAGKPLHRLLSDAPAPVTELPAYASLLRYGDVETVARSSRRALAQGFSAIKLHEIGAAEVAACRAAIGPDAALMIDMNCPWSCEEALAMAKAFAPSNPAWMEEPIWPPDDFTAMAAFTAGTPIKLAAGENAGSLEEFERLIDVGRVAIIQPSVNKVGGISQMMRIINLAQARGVAVAPHSPYFGPGLAATVHLIAARLPDSMVEWYFCELAARPFGGAINASNGRVRVPQAPGLGVGPDEAAIERFRVA
- the ychF gene encoding redox-regulated ATPase YchF gives rise to the protein MGFKCGIVGLPNVGKSTLFNALTETAAAQAANYPFCTIEPNVGEVAVPDPRLEKLAALAKSQQIIPTRLTFVDIAGLVRGASKGEGLGNQFLANIREVDAIAHVVRCFEDSDITHVEGKIDPIADIETIETELMLADLDSLEKRVDNLTKKARGNDKEAKELLELVNRSLALLREGKPARMVERKAEEERSFRMLGLMTSKPVVYVCNVEEGSAKDGNAFSQKVQQRAKEEGAVAVVISAKIESEIATLSRAERAEFLETLGLEEAGLDRLIRAGYDLLHLITYFTVGPKEARAWTISRGTKAPQAAGVIHTDFERGFIRSETIAYEDYVALGGEAGARDAGKLRLEGKDYVVADGDVLHFRFAT
- the pgeF gene encoding peptidoglycan editing factor PgeF, whose amino-acid sequence is MMLESLLLSTVPGIRHAFFTRAGGVSAGIYAGLNGGLGSNDDPDKVQENRQRMAAALAVAPDKLLTLYQVHSPDVVVVDRPWDTAARPKADAMVTKVPGVALGVTTADCGPVLFVDPTAKVIGAAHAGWKGALTGVLESTLDAMETLGASRDGVIAAIGPMIRQRNYEVGLDFISRFEEADVDNARFFASASRHGHAMFDLAGYIHARLQKAGVLMVDDLDLCTYADEASFYSYRRSTHRKEPDYGRHVHAIVLDG